In the Gossypium arboreum isolate Shixiya-1 chromosome 10, ASM2569848v2, whole genome shotgun sequence genome, one interval contains:
- the LOC108465165 gene encoding zinc finger protein ZAT11-like, with protein MKRSFPNEIENNLALANCLMLLSQGTNQYDHTIFNDNNNNNPTRVFECKTCNRQFASFQALGGHRASHKKPKLLDSGSTENQPPAKPKTHECSICGLEFSIGQALGGHMRRHRGGSSENQHQHGPLSSSTSSQETVRTPIVKKPNSRRVLCLDLNLTPLENDLELFKLGKATPPIDCFF; from the coding sequence ATGAAGAGAAGCTTTCCTAATGAAATTGAGAACAATTTGGCTTTGGCAAATTGTTTGATGCTCCTTTCACAAGGAACAAACCAATATGATCATACCATCTTCAACGATAACAACAACAATAACCCTACTAGGGTTTTCGAGTGCAAAACATGTAACCGACAGTTCGCTTCATTCCAAGCTCTAGGTGGTCATCGAGCGAGCCACAAGAAACCCAAGTTGCTCGATAGCGGATCAACGGAGAACCAACCACCAGCGAAGCCTAAGACACACGAGTGTTCGATCTGCGGGCTCGAGTTCTCAATCGGACAAGCCTTGGGGGGACATATGAGGAGGCACAGGGGTGGTTCGAGTGAAAACCAGCACCAACATGGACCTTTGAGTTCTTCGACGTCATCTCAAGAGACCGTAAGGACACCGATTGTGAAGAAACCGAATAGCAGAAGGGTTTTATGTTTGGATTTGAACTTGACTCCATTGGAGAATGATTTAGAATTGTTTAAGCTTGGCAAAGCAACTCCACCAATTGATTGTTTCTTCTAA